TCGTTTGAGCTCACCGTAAAGGCTAAATTTGAGTCGTTAAATCCAAATTCGAAATATTCCTCTTCGATGCTTTGTAAGAAATCGAGCAAGTATCTATTTTTCACGCCAACGTAGATTTCTTCTTCTAGTCCGGTTGCAAAATCTATTGTGGTTTTAGCCTCAGAGTTATCCTCTACGATGCTTTCAAAGCTTATGGTTTGTGGAGCAAATACGATCTTTGTGCTCTCAGAGATGATTGAGACGGTTTTGATACCTTCTACCATTTTATCTCTGCTTAGTCTTAGTCTTCGTTTTATCTCTTGCGGGATTACTCTGTTGTAGTCAGGAAATCTGCCGTTTATCAGCTTTGTAAAAAACTCGAAATTTGCGCTTTGAGCGATCAGAGTCGTATCGTCGTAGTAAATTTCAATCTTGTCAAAAAATAGCTTTTGTATTTCGCTAATAGCTTTTTTCGGGATTATTAGTGAAAATTCGCTCTGAGTCGGTGTTTCAAATCTAAATACGCTAAGCCTTTTCGTGTCGGTACCGACGATATTTATGTAGTTTTGTTTGATGTCTATAAGAGCGCCGTTTAGCTCAAATTTAGGGTTATTATTGTCGATGCTTGTAAAAATTTTCTTTAAACTTCGTCCAAGCATTACGGCGTCGACTTCAAATTTATTTTTATTTTCTATCGTCGGGAAATTTGGAAAATCTTCAAATTTATACATCGGAAGTTTATATTTTGAGTTTTTTTGTTTTATGTAGAGGTAGTTATTTACTGTCTCTAGTGTGATTTCTTCGTCTTTTAAGCTTCTTATTATGTCAAGTAACTTCTTACCGTTTGCAGTAGCGTTTCCCTCGTCCATGATTTTGACGTTTGAGAGCTTATAGGCTAGACCGATCTCGTGGTCTGTTGCTTTTATATTTAGGATACCGTCTTTTGCTCCAATAAATATATGCGAAGTTATAGCGCTTAGATCCTTTTTCTCTAGGTAAGAATTGCTATTTGTTACGATGCTTTCTAAAGCGTTTTTATTAATCGCGACTTTCATTTTTTTCCTTTTGTTTTTAAATTTCTTTTAGTAGCATTAGTAGGGGGCGTGAAAAGTTTAAAACTGCTTTTATTTGCTTTAAATAGGGCATTTGCAGCGTTAAAAAAACTGCTTATTTTTTCACTTTTATTCACGTTTTTACTCTTTGGTTAAAATTTTATTCTTTAGTTCTTCGACGCGAACTTTAAAATACTCATTCGTTTCGATTAGTTCGTTTATTTTTTTTATGCTGTGGCTTACGGCTGAGTGATCTTTCATGTTAAAAAATTGCGCAATCTGCGGCATCGAGTTTGGCGTCAAATTTTTAGCCAGATATATCACGATGCGTCTAGCCTCGACGATATTTTTCGAGCGGGATTTACTTTTCATATCGCTTGGTTTGACGTTTAGCTCTTTGCTCACGATTTCAACGATATTTTCTAGGTTTATATTTTCGCGTTTTTCTTTTATCTGATCGCGCAGGATATTTTTTGCAAACTCTAGCGTGATTTCCTGCCTCATGAGCCTTGCGTAAGCGTTTAAATTTATTATCGCGCTTTCGATTTCTCGGATGTTGTCGCCCATGTTTGTTGCGATGTAGTTTATGACGTCTTTGTCGAGGTAAATTTTATCAAATTCGCATTTTTTCTTGATGATTGCGATTTTAGTATCGAGTTCCGGCGGCGTGATGTCTGCGATGATACCCCACTCAAAACGCGTTCTTAGTCTATCTTCAAAGCCTTTTAGCAGCTTTGGTTGGCGGTCCGAGGTCATCACGATCTGGCCGTTTTTGGCGTGAAGCTCGTTAAACGTATGGAAAAATTCCTCTTGGATTTTATCCGTTTTGCCTAAAAACTGCACGTCGTCGATGAGTAAAACGTCGCAGTTTCGGTACTTTTCGCGAAATCGCTCCATCGAGTGGTTGTTGAGGTTATAAGTAAAATCCGTGATAAACTGCTCGCTTGTTACGCAAATAACCATTTTGCCGCCGTTTAGGCAAAAATTTCCGACTGATTGCAAAAGGTGCGTTTTGCCAAGTCCGGTTGGGCCGTAGATAAAAAGCGGATTGTAAATTTTACCCAGCTGCTCGGAAACAGCTTTCGCGCTTAAAAATGCGAATTGATTCGAGTCGCCGACGACGAAATTTTCAAAAGTGTAGCTTGGATTTAGCAGGCTGCTTTGCGCTTTTATCTCTTTTACGTCCACTTTTTTAGCCGGTTTGCTTTGCGTTTTGGTCGCGGCTAGGACGTTGATCACGGGTTTTTGTCCGGTTTTTACTTCAAAAAGATGAGCGATTTTGGAGGCGTATTTGGTCTGGATAAATTTAGCGATAATCTCGTTTGGCGCGTTAAATACGACGTTCGTTGAGTTTGAGCTTTTTTCGTTAAATTTAAGCTGCTTGATGTAGCATTCAAATTCCGACGGTAAAATTTCTTTGGAAAGTAGCTCCAAAACCTCGTTTGCGACCAAATTTTTGCCTTTAAGATTAATTCGCTAGATTTTATCTTAAATTTGTTAAAATGGCGTTGAAATTCGTTTTTCACACCGTGAAAAAAGCGTGAAAAACTGTTGAAAAGGATGAGATGAAAATTTTAGGAATCGATCCGGGATCGCGAAATTGCGGCTATGCAATCGTCGAAAAGACGCCCGTGAAAACCTTTTTGATCGAGGCGGGACTAATCAAAATAAAACCGAATTCTTTGCAGTATCAAATCACCGAACTTTGCGAGGGACTTGATCTGATTTTTAAAAATCACAAATTTGACGAAGTGGCGATCGAGGACATATTTTTTGCTTATAATCCAAAAACGGTTTTAAAGCTCGCGCAGTTTCGAGGGGCGCTTAGTCTTAAAATTTTGCAGCTTCACGGAGATTTTGCCGAGTACACGCCGCTTCAGGTTAAAAAAACGGTCACCGGCAAAGCCAAGGCAGATAAAGAGCAGGTGGCCTTTATGGTTAAGAAAATTCTGGGTATAACAAAGGAGATCAAACCGCTTGATATCACCGACGCTATCGCTATCGCGCTAACGCACGCAAATAATCTACGCTTAAAATAAGTTCAAATTTTTGATTGTTATTTATTAAAATTTGGCTTCAAATTTTGCCCTTTGTTAGCGCAAAATTTGATTGCTTGAAAATTTATCTCCGCGCTTAATCAACTACCGTAATCCCCGCATCCGCGCAGGCTTTTCTCGCCTTTTTGGATATGCCGATGCCGGTCGTCTCGATTTTTTTAAGATTAATGAATGGCGCAAGCTCGGCAGCATCGATGTTTTTGATGTCGAAAAGCTCGTCCTCGCCGTCCCAATCAGGCGCGATTTGCAGATAAATTTCGTTTCCGCCGTCAAGATAGAGCTCGCTCACCTGCTCCGCCAGATTTGCAGGAACCGGATAGTCCTTGAACCACTTTTTGGCTTGCGGCAGCGCGCCGAAGTCCGCATACGGATCGATGCCGCGCTCCTTGCAGTACTCAAACACGTCAAATTTAGGCTCCAGCAGTGCTTTTTCATACATCAGCTCGTTCATCACGGCGAGCTTGAAATTT
This is a stretch of genomic DNA from Campylobacter showae CSUNSWCD. It encodes these proteins:
- the dnaN gene encoding DNA polymerase III subunit beta, whose protein sequence is MKVAINKNALESIVTNSNSYLEKKDLSAITSHIFIGAKDGILNIKATDHEIGLAYKLSNVKIMDEGNATANGKKLLDIIRSLKDEEITLETVNNYLYIKQKNSKYKLPMYKFEDFPNFPTIENKNKFEVDAVMLGRSLKKIFTSIDNNNPKFELNGALIDIKQNYINIVGTDTKRLSVFRFETPTQSEFSLIIPKKAISEIQKLFFDKIEIYYDDTTLIAQSANFEFFTKLINGRFPDYNRVIPQEIKRRLRLSRDKMVEGIKTVSIISESTKIVFAPQTISFESIVEDNSEAKTTIDFATGLEEEIYVGVKNRYLLDFLQSIEEEYFEFGFNDSNLAFTVSSNELKTVIMPINL
- the dnaA gene encoding chromosomal replication initiator protein DnaA, with amino-acid sequence MVANEVLELLSKEILPSEFECYIKQLKFNEKSSNSTNVVFNAPNEIIAKFIQTKYASKIAHLFEVKTGQKPVINVLAATKTQSKPAKKVDVKEIKAQSSLLNPSYTFENFVVGDSNQFAFLSAKAVSEQLGKIYNPLFIYGPTGLGKTHLLQSVGNFCLNGGKMVICVTSEQFITDFTYNLNNHSMERFREKYRNCDVLLIDDVQFLGKTDKIQEEFFHTFNELHAKNGQIVMTSDRQPKLLKGFEDRLRTRFEWGIIADITPPELDTKIAIIKKKCEFDKIYLDKDVINYIATNMGDNIREIESAIINLNAYARLMRQEITLEFAKNILRDQIKEKRENINLENIVEIVSKELNVKPSDMKSKSRSKNIVEARRIVIYLAKNLTPNSMPQIAQFFNMKDHSAVSHSIKKINELIETNEYFKVRVEELKNKILTKE
- the ruvC gene encoding crossover junction endodeoxyribonuclease RuvC; amino-acid sequence: MKILGIDPGSRNCGYAIVEKTPVKTFLIEAGLIKIKPNSLQYQITELCEGLDLIFKNHKFDEVAIEDIFFAYNPKTVLKLAQFRGALSLKILQLHGDFAEYTPLQVKKTVTGKAKADKEQVAFMVKKILGITKEIKPLDITDAIAIALTHANNLRLK